A genomic window from Fibrobacterota bacterium includes:
- a CDS encoding T9SS type A sorting domain-containing protein: MKSASILATIALAAVASEAAVSYAPVTAGATGGAQKLYNFLATHYGVKTISGVMTGDVGSGTDVKLQVDVDTLFRKSGKYPALVGFDFLFATGVKASDSWYKSYTNTTLAQAKDLWSKGGIPAFTWHWKDPSDSIDAFYTKSGNPKEYTTFDFTKGFKAGTSTWDSTSSTYKQLVSDIDEIAATFLSLQKDSVAAIFRPLHEASGGWFWWGTKGGAAYQALYNLVHDRMVDSNGVKNLVWVWNPNASGDISWNPGATQYDVISLDIYGAYDYTKKFVSGYQELTTNFGTANKIFAVSENGPIPDASTMKKNNAVYSWWMPWYQSWGSKFLDQTVDAVWKANMADPCVITLDEMPGWSAYALSNAPVAACANGYALGGLDSARQIVEKFPADTATNGWLQVKYSTPADDTAKGNIIIASGAVPDLSAATTLTLKVVNGNPQSGIWFTVAFLGNAATSWGWAQPDGCWINAGDSTTCTIDLTTTTKDKVVLKGADYATFMSNINKVYIEVFGTSYSGSIFFDNVVAGSTVINKFDKNVEILSEQTKNLVVAQVIGHGSQTAVKPMAKALSDKIRLQGRTLQLSLAHTGDVSVDMFDLQGHRVANLHEGALSAGIHSLELGRVKAGVYVVRAKGAGVNEFRKVIVE, translated from the coding sequence ATGAAATCAGCTTCCATCCTTGCCACCATCGCACTGGCCGCTGTGGCATCCGAGGCCGCCGTCAGCTACGCACCCGTGACCGCCGGAGCCACCGGTGGCGCCCAAAAGCTCTACAACTTCCTGGCCACCCACTATGGAGTCAAGACCATCTCCGGCGTGATGACCGGAGATGTAGGCTCCGGGACGGATGTCAAGTTGCAGGTGGATGTCGACACCCTATTCCGCAAGAGCGGGAAATATCCGGCTCTCGTCGGATTCGATTTCCTGTTCGCCACCGGGGTGAAGGCATCGGACTCCTGGTACAAGAGCTACACCAACACCACCCTTGCGCAGGCCAAGGATCTCTGGTCCAAGGGGGGCATCCCCGCCTTCACCTGGCATTGGAAGGATCCGAGCGATTCGATCGACGCGTTCTACACCAAGAGCGGTAACCCCAAGGAATACACCACCTTCGATTTCACCAAAGGGTTCAAGGCGGGAACCTCCACCTGGGACTCGACGTCCAGCACCTACAAGCAGTTGGTGTCGGACATCGACGAGATCGCCGCGACGTTCCTGAGCCTCCAGAAGGACAGCGTGGCCGCCATTTTCCGTCCACTGCACGAGGCCAGCGGCGGTTGGTTCTGGTGGGGAACCAAGGGTGGAGCCGCCTACCAGGCGCTCTACAACCTGGTCCACGACCGCATGGTCGATTCCAACGGCGTGAAGAACCTCGTGTGGGTCTGGAACCCCAACGCGTCGGGGGACATCTCCTGGAATCCGGGCGCCACGCAGTACGACGTGATCAGCCTGGACATCTACGGCGCCTACGACTACACGAAGAAATTCGTCTCTGGATACCAGGAATTGACCACCAACTTCGGCACGGCCAACAAGATCTTCGCCGTCTCCGAAAACGGCCCGATTCCCGACGCCTCCACCATGAAGAAGAACAACGCGGTCTATTCCTGGTGGATGCCCTGGTACCAGAGCTGGGGCAGCAAGTTCCTGGACCAGACCGTGGACGCCGTGTGGAAGGCCAACATGGCCGATCCCTGCGTGATCACCTTGGACGAGATGCCCGGATGGAGCGCCTACGCGCTCTCCAACGCCCCGGTCGCCGCGTGCGCCAACGGCTACGCATTGGGCGGCCTGGACTCCGCAAGGCAGATCGTCGAGAAATTCCCGGCCGACACCGCCACCAATGGTTGGCTCCAAGTCAAGTACAGCACTCCCGCCGACGACACAGCCAAGGGGAACATCATCATCGCCTCCGGAGCCGTCCCCGATCTTTCCGCCGCCACCACGCTGACCCTGAAGGTGGTCAACGGCAACCCCCAGTCCGGCATCTGGTTCACGGTGGCTTTCTTGGGCAACGCCGCCACCAGCTGGGGTTGGGCCCAACCCGATGGCTGCTGGATCAACGCGGGCGATTCCACCACCTGCACGATCGACCTGACCACCACCACCAAGGACAAAGTGGTCCTGAAGGGCGCCGACTACGCCACCTTCATGTCCAACATCAACAAGGTCTACATCGAGGTCTTCGGCACGAGCTACTCGGGCAGCATCTTCTTCGACAACGTCGTGGCTGGCAGCACCGTGATCAACAAGTTCGACAAGAACGTGGAAATCCTGTCCGAACAAACCAAGAATCTGGTGGTCGCCCAAGTCATCGGACACGGATCGCAGACCGCGGTCAAGCCGATGGCGAAGGCGCTGTCTGACAAGATCCGTCTGCAAGGCCGCACTCTCCAGCTGAGCCTCGCGCACACCGGCGATGTCTCCGTTGACATGTTCGATCTGCAAGGCCATCGCGTGGCCAACCTCCACGAGGGCGCACTTTCGGCGGGGATCCATTCGCTGGAGCTGGGTCGCGTGAAGGCGGGTGTTTATGTGGTGCGGGCGAAGGGGGCGGGCGTCAACGAATTCCGGAAGGTGATTGTCGAGTAG
- a CDS encoding DUF2235 domain-containing protein, producing MNDKNPTKKEFREKLKRPCPTYIVKPGDSFESLAERFYRNSVFAPAISVFNDIQDSYATLEIGKELRLPTTVFVHRKGEAAYSADFAPEGPIQIGLFFDGTNNSMLHDYNSGPNKTSSESNVAKLFYLYPLEEGKIFKAYIRGVGTDGGGTDGKDNSLKSTGGAGFGWHFEAKIALAMLYLKERVKTNTYTKYVIDVFGFSRGAAEARHFLTCLWRPEFQDVLGVFADHIEVRFVGIFDTVESVGTGPVGFDAGRALALQPQMATRVVHLIAQTEVRINFDLRSLRLPPGATSTKVGATEKAWRSLSGASYEDLAKSPPLPPGWEERIFPGVHSDVGGGYSEGFYRPSFPTLKPLEGESAVNYHRRVADLELERGGQPHPPIMSGPPEEKGIQEQRVFERCQVHSNEYQARMSELLSADPPTHLVDGLIDSLQDPQKVKEKRDQKWELWKPCSNYMNFNECPKLKNPSNAGQSACPVLERKWTLSLLPLQYMIQQAMKAGVPLASPSEANEKIRTRTEIPPDSDLQTFGDIMNDQSAFEKAIQPSNEAYQTKLVPLMHDSRWLVDDYAFREKGKAEGAAAALMTSMAPVTKPLVIAAEWTSPYRREVYYNISMEDGYRYTMPDVLPDSPVEIPDWAKPVLHNFVRNLKGNVLPVHQFAARYTGLIPPTNPEEFNWELSENDEIVERFNPEQEIEEAEIWSPQNHGTPISPEHHLTKTRRKKNNE from the coding sequence ATGAACGACAAGAATCCAACGAAAAAGGAATTCCGGGAGAAGCTCAAGAGGCCATGCCCGACATACATCGTGAAGCCTGGCGACTCGTTCGAGTCCCTTGCGGAACGTTTCTACCGGAATTCCGTTTTTGCTCCGGCAATTTCCGTATTCAATGACATCCAAGATTCCTATGCAACTTTGGAAATCGGGAAGGAACTGCGCCTCCCCACGACAGTTTTCGTCCACAGAAAGGGAGAAGCGGCCTATTCCGCGGATTTCGCTCCGGAAGGCCCCATCCAGATCGGCTTGTTCTTCGACGGCACCAACAACTCGATGCTCCACGATTACAATTCGGGGCCAAACAAGACTTCGTCCGAATCGAACGTGGCAAAGCTCTTCTACCTCTATCCGCTGGAAGAAGGCAAGATCTTCAAGGCCTACATCCGGGGCGTGGGGACCGATGGCGGCGGCACCGATGGAAAGGACAATTCGCTCAAGTCCACTGGAGGAGCGGGATTCGGGTGGCACTTCGAAGCAAAGATCGCCTTGGCGATGCTCTACCTCAAGGAGCGGGTCAAGACCAACACCTACACCAAGTACGTGATCGACGTGTTCGGGTTCAGCCGGGGCGCTGCCGAGGCGCGCCATTTTCTGACCTGCCTGTGGCGGCCGGAATTCCAGGATGTGCTGGGGGTGTTCGCCGACCACATCGAAGTCCGGTTCGTGGGCATCTTCGATACGGTGGAATCGGTGGGAACCGGTCCCGTCGGATTCGATGCCGGACGGGCGCTGGCCCTGCAACCGCAAATGGCCACTCGGGTGGTCCACCTCATCGCCCAGACCGAAGTCCGGATCAATTTCGATCTGCGGTCGCTTCGCCTTCCCCCGGGGGCTACCTCCACCAAGGTAGGTGCGACCGAAAAGGCCTGGCGGTCCTTGTCTGGAGCCAGCTACGAAGATTTGGCGAAGAGTCCACCTCTTCCCCCAGGCTGGGAGGAGCGCATTTTTCCCGGCGTCCACTCGGACGTGGGAGGAGGCTATTCCGAGGGATTCTACCGCCCGAGCTTTCCGACCTTGAAGCCGTTGGAAGGGGAGTCGGCCGTCAACTACCACAGGCGCGTGGCGGACTTGGAGCTGGAACGGGGCGGCCAGCCCCACCCACCGATCATGAGTGGGCCTCCCGAGGAAAAAGGAATTCAAGAGCAGCGCGTCTTCGAAAGGTGCCAAGTGCACTCCAATGAATACCAGGCCCGGATGAGCGAACTCCTCTCCGCCGATCCCCCAACCCATCTTGTGGATGGTCTGATAGACAGCCTCCAGGATCCTCAAAAGGTCAAGGAGAAACGCGACCAGAAATGGGAACTTTGGAAGCCCTGCAGCAATTACATGAATTTCAATGAGTGTCCAAAATTGAAAAATCCTAGCAACGCTGGGCAATCCGCTTGCCCCGTGCTGGAACGAAAATGGACTCTTTCCCTGCTGCCGCTCCAATACATGATCCAGCAAGCGATGAAGGCTGGAGTTCCCCTGGCCAGCCCAAGCGAAGCCAATGAAAAGATCCGAACCAGAACCGAGATCCCCCCTGACTCGGATTTGCAAACATTTGGGGATATCATGAACGACCAATCAGCCTTCGAAAAGGCCATCCAACCTTCGAATGAGGCCTACCAAACGAAGTTGGTCCCTCTGATGCACGATTCCCGTTGGCTGGTAGATGACTATGCGTTTAGAGAGAAAGGAAAAGCGGAGGGTGCTGCCGCAGCTTTGATGACATCGATGGCCCCAGTGACAAAACCACTGGTTATAGCGGCAGAGTGGACTTCGCCGTACCGTCGCGAGGTCTACTACAACATCAGCATGGAGGATGGCTACCGCTACACCATGCCGGATGTGCTCCCCGACTCCCCGGTGGAAATCCCGGATTGGGCGAAGCCAGTGCTCCACAATTTCGTCCGAAATTTAAAAGGAAACGTCCTACCTGTTCACCAATTCGCTGCCCGGTACACTGGATTGATTCCACCTACCAATCCGGAAGAATTCAACTGGGAACTTTCAGAGAATGACGAGATTGTAGAACGTTTTAATCCAGAACAAGAAATCGAGGAAGCAGAAATATGGTCTCCCCAAAACCACGGCACACCAATTTCACCCGAGCACCACTTGACCAAAACAAGGCGCAAGAAAAATAATGAATAG
- a CDS encoding GyrI-like domain-containing protein translates to MQIKTVDPLTVVHSCQELLIREVGEASASILAQIQGEVDRAGIKPCGSWIFIHHDLPKNGSDKHVVEFCLPVDLPQGVTLGFPTRKLAAFPCAWTLYQGAMRSFFTRGVQPLVKEMKEAGLSISSESREVYHR, encoded by the coding sequence ATGCAGATCAAGACTGTCGATCCCCTCACCGTCGTCCATTCGTGCCAGGAATTGTTGATCCGCGAGGTCGGCGAGGCGAGCGCCTCCATCCTCGCCCAGATCCAGGGTGAGGTCGATCGGGCGGGAATCAAGCCCTGCGGAAGCTGGATCTTCATCCACCACGACTTGCCAAAAAACGGCAGCGACAAGCACGTGGTGGAATTTTGCCTTCCGGTGGACCTGCCCCAAGGCGTGACCTTGGGGTTCCCCACCCGGAAGCTGGCGGCATTTCCCTGCGCCTGGACCCTCTACCAGGGCGCGATGCGGAGCTTCTTCACCAGAGGGGTCCAGCCGCTGGTGAAGGAGATGAAAGAAGCGGGGCTGTCCATTTCCAGCGAAAGCCGGGAGGTCTACCACCGATAG
- a CDS encoding endo-1,4-beta-xylanase — MRTHHLSLLLLAGGIFSGVANAQLDKGASKFLGNITQNGSGDPPAQYTQLWSQATAENGCKWGSIEGTEGKYNWGACDVAYNWAKKNNRIFKFHALIWGGQYPSWLKNKNVDQTKSAIDKWFAAVKAKYPDLKQIDVVNEAIRTGAGKYHSPYTETKMIEALGGDNNGDYKFVTTAFQMARKLWPDAVLIYNDYNTFQWQINEGIDLVKKIKAAGAPVDAYGQQAHDLTDMNVTAFKAALKKIHDAVQMPLVITEYDIGTTDDNLQKQRYQEQITEFMNADYVYGITLWGYIYGQTWTTGGNSGIIRNGTDRPAMAWLRTFMASNKGVNATKFTPASLAYGTSGVESRSNDLSNTVKPAGLIVKNIDGRMVMGVEREGKFMEMSTLGRH, encoded by the coding sequence ATGCGTACACATCATCTGTCACTCCTTCTCCTTGCCGGTGGCATCTTTTCCGGAGTTGCCAACGCCCAGTTGGACAAGGGCGCCAGCAAGTTCTTGGGGAACATCACGCAGAATGGTTCAGGCGACCCCCCGGCTCAATACACCCAGCTTTGGAGTCAGGCTACGGCTGAAAATGGATGCAAATGGGGATCCATCGAAGGCACCGAAGGAAAGTACAACTGGGGCGCCTGCGATGTCGCCTACAATTGGGCGAAGAAAAACAACAGAATCTTCAAGTTCCACGCCTTGATTTGGGGTGGTCAATATCCAAGCTGGCTGAAAAACAAAAACGTTGACCAGACAAAATCGGCCATCGACAAATGGTTCGCCGCGGTGAAAGCCAAATACCCTGATCTGAAGCAGATCGACGTGGTGAACGAGGCCATTCGTACAGGTGCTGGCAAATACCACTCCCCGTACACGGAAACCAAGATGATCGAAGCTTTGGGCGGCGACAACAACGGCGATTACAAATTCGTGACCACGGCTTTTCAAATGGCGCGTAAACTCTGGCCCGATGCCGTTCTCATCTACAACGATTACAATACCTTCCAGTGGCAGATCAACGAAGGCATCGACCTCGTCAAGAAGATCAAGGCAGCTGGCGCCCCTGTAGATGCCTACGGACAGCAGGCCCACGATCTGACGGACATGAACGTCACCGCCTTCAAGGCAGCCCTGAAGAAAATCCACGATGCAGTCCAGATGCCGCTGGTCATCACCGAATACGATATCGGAACCACGGATGACAACCTGCAGAAGCAGCGCTATCAAGAACAGATCACCGAATTCATGAACGCCGATTACGTCTACGGCATCACGCTCTGGGGCTACATCTACGGTCAGACTTGGACCACGGGTGGCAATTCCGGCATCATCCGGAATGGAACGGACCGCCCCGCAATGGCTTGGCTCAGAACGTTCATGGCTTCGAACAAGGGTGTGAACGCCACGAAGTTCACCCCTGCCTCCTTGGCATATGGCACCTCGGGAGTCGAATCCCGCTCCAACGATCTCTCGAACACCGTCAAGCCTGCCGGTCTGATCGTGAAGAACATCGACGGACGCATGGTGATGGGTGTCGAGCGCGAAGGCAAGTTCATGGAAATGAGCACCCTCGGTCGCCACTGA
- a CDS encoding L,D-transpeptidase family protein — MTKPIESKWCVVACLLLSAPMADCKENRFSRSAEAATRSPGTVDSIVILKKDRELMAMRNDSVLARYSIALGKTPEGAKRCEGDNKTPEGRYRVVLKKEHSQFHKALQISYPDSEDRAASKALRCDPGSSIMIHGLKNGMGWLGSFQSAVDWTKGCIALKDDDMDVLFEQSKVGTNVIIRP; from the coding sequence ATGACCAAACCGATTGAATCGAAGTGGTGCGTAGTGGCCTGCCTACTTTTGTCTGCTCCGATGGCCGATTGCAAGGAAAACAGATTTTCGCGATCGGCCGAAGCCGCGACCCGAAGTCCGGGCACGGTGGATTCGATCGTGATCCTGAAAAAGGATAGGGAGCTGATGGCGATGCGGAATGATTCCGTCCTTGCCAGGTATTCGATCGCCTTGGGGAAAACGCCCGAAGGGGCGAAGCGGTGCGAGGGCGACAACAAAACCCCGGAAGGTCGGTATCGCGTCGTGTTGAAGAAGGAGCATTCGCAATTCCACAAGGCCTTGCAGATTTCCTATCCAGACTCCGAGGACCGAGCGGCATCCAAGGCGCTTCGTTGTGATCCTGGGAGTTCGATCATGATCCACGGGTTGAAGAATGGAATGGGGTGGCTTGGGAGCTTCCAGTCCGCGGTGGATTGGACGAAGGGTTGCATTGCATTGAAGGATGACGACATGGATGTCCTGTTCGAGCAATCCAAGGTCGGCACCAATGTGATCATTCGCCCGTGA
- a CDS encoding DUF2625 domain-containing protein — translation MKPLEELVNLEEPGWGLVEEWMRTATNAVEVLPKDSHRAPQELVNMQVTTRSPMGAIVYESGGILVDHGWLRILGSGHPRLDRGLFGWNQGRTIHKPGEPPSHLLIADDLLGGYFAVNAGGLGPKMGKVHYLSQDRMEWECLDTTYSEFVHWAFHGDLDKFYQGFRWKTWQQDAKAASGHQVFSFYPFLWSKEGSEIEKCHRELVSIEEQYRLTMEFRKKLAPSGSE, via the coding sequence ATGAAGCCGCTGGAAGAATTGGTCAATCTGGAGGAGCCAGGCTGGGGTCTGGTGGAAGAGTGGATGCGGACGGCCACGAATGCGGTGGAGGTCCTTCCAAAGGACAGCCATCGCGCCCCGCAGGAGCTGGTGAACATGCAGGTGACGACTCGTTCGCCAATGGGGGCGATCGTCTATGAGTCGGGCGGGATCCTGGTCGACCATGGTTGGCTGAGAATTCTCGGCTCGGGACACCCCCGGCTGGACCGAGGGCTGTTCGGATGGAACCAGGGTAGGACGATCCACAAGCCTGGCGAGCCGCCCTCGCATCTGTTGATCGCGGATGACCTGTTGGGCGGGTATTTCGCGGTCAACGCCGGTGGACTCGGACCGAAGATGGGGAAGGTTCACTACTTGTCGCAGGACCGAATGGAGTGGGAGTGCCTGGATACCACGTATTCGGAATTTGTCCACTGGGCCTTCCATGGAGACCTGGACAAGTTCTACCAGGGCTTTCGTTGGAAGACCTGGCAGCAGGATGCCAAAGCGGCATCGGGCCACCAGGTGTTTTCGTTCTACCCGTTCCTATGGAGCAAAGAAGGAAGCGAGATCGAAAAGTGCCATCGGGAGCTGGTTTCCATCGAGGAACAGTATCGGCTCACGATGGAGTTCCGAAAGAAGCTGGCGCCATCGGGATCGGAATGA
- a CDS encoding GyrI-like domain-containing protein translates to MQTKIVSPLTVVYSRQELSIREVGEASASILARIQDEVDRAGIKPSGSWIFIHHDLPKNGSEKHMVEFCLPVDLPDGLVALGFPTRTLPEFPCAYVHYQGAMRSFFTKGVQPLVKGMLAAGLSISSESREIYHRWVGPNSPENGIEIQFGTTR, encoded by the coding sequence ATGCAGACCAAGATCGTCTCCCCTCTCACCGTCGTCTACTCGCGCCAGGAATTGTCGATCCGCGAGGTCGGCGAGGCGAGCGCCTCCATCCTTGCGCGGATCCAAGATGAGGTCGATCGGGCGGGGATCAAGCCTAGCGGAAGCTGGATCTTCATCCATCACGATTTGCCAAAAAATGGTAGCGAGAAGCATATGGTGGAATTCTGCCTCCCGGTGGATCTGCCGGATGGACTGGTCGCCTTGGGTTTCCCCACCAGGACGTTGCCGGAATTCCCTTGCGCCTACGTCCATTACCAGGGGGCGATGCGGAGCTTCTTCACCAAAGGCGTCCAGCCGTTGGTGAAGGGCATGCTGGCCGCGGGATTGTCCATTTCCAGCGAAAGCCGGGAGATCTACCACCGCTGGGTGGGGCCGAATTCCCCGGAGAACGGAATCGAGATCCAGTTCGGAACGACACGATGA
- a CDS encoding DUF2625 family protein, with protein MELVQLQVTTRSPMGAIVYETGGILVDHGWLRILGSGHPRLDRGLFGWNQGRTIHKPGEPPSHLLVADDLLGGYIAVNAGGLGTKMGKVHYLSRGCPSPAKAGRSTLPYRGGKLTKLLWRVPCGVSMASRLQPVGKCSSGISRVGERSLDLASHRVRPSGWMIPTARMGELDSTRNPSLVRTRKRGSRGAVRRAPICDNGSNSRAPMSVADPLGRAMPEKSSVTRSSSSPLSMATEPLSRRSCKVSSSPRSAWWGR; from the coding sequence ATGGAACTGGTGCAGCTTCAGGTGACGACCCGTTCTCCGATGGGAGCGATCGTCTATGAAACAGGCGGGATCCTGGTCGACCATGGTTGGCTGAGGATTCTCGGCTCGGGACACCCCCGGCTGGACCGAGGGCTGTTCGGATGGAACCAGGGTAGGACGATCCACAAGCCTGGCGAGCCACCCTCGCATCTGCTGGTCGCGGATGATCTGTTGGGCGGGTATATCGCGGTCAACGCCGGTGGACTCGGAACGAAGATGGGGAAGGTTCACTACTTGTCGCGGGGCTGTCCATCTCCAGCGAAAGCCGGGAGGTCTACTCTGCCTTACCGAGGCGGGAAGTTGACGAAGCTCCTGTGGAGGGTTCCCTGCGGGGTCTCGATGGCAAGCAGGCTCCAGCCCGTCGGCAAATGCTCCAGCGGAATCTCCAGGGTTGGGGAGAGGTCGCTGGACTTGGCTAGCCATCGGGTGCGGCCGTCGGGTTGGATGATCCCCACCGCCCGCATGGGCGAGCTGGATTCCACGCGCAATCCCTCGCTGGTGCGCACCAGGAAGAGAGGTTCACGCGGGGCGGTTCGGCGGGCGCCAATTTGTGACAACGGCTCGAACTCGCGGGCTCCGATGTCGGTGGCGGATCCCTTGGGACGCGCAATGCCGGAAAAGTCGTCGGTGACCAGGTCCAGTTCCAGTCCCTTGTCGATGGCGACCGAACCGCTCAGCAGGCGCAGCTGCAAGGTGTCTTCCAGTCCCAGGTCGGCGTGGTGGGGGCGATAG